GCGTGCCCCGCCGGGAAGGACGCGCCCAGCCACAGCAGCGCGGCGGCCCACAGGCCGAGGGAAAGCGGGGCGGCGGGTTTTCGCATTCGCGGGTGCCTACTGCTCCGAAATCCACCGCACGGCGTCGAGCACGTCCCGGGCGATGTATTCGGGCTGGCGGGGCCAGTCCCTGGATTGGTTCTCGCGCTCGCCGAGACCGTATCCCGTGAGCACGAGGATTCCCGGAATTCCGATGCCGTGGGCCAAGGCCACGTCGGAATAATACTTGTCGCCCACGGCGACGGAGCGGGCGAGGTCTATCTCGTGCTCGCGGCAGGCGGCGTCCACGAGGCCGCGGCGGGGTTTTCGGCAGGCGCAGTCGAGCGCGTAGCGGGCGTCCTGCGAGGAAAGGTGATGGGGGCAAAAGTAAATGCCGTCGAGGCGTGCGCCTTCTTCCGCGAGAAGCGCTTCGAGGCGTTTCATCGTCTCGCGCACCACGTCCTCGCTCATGTAGCCGCGCGCCACTCCGGCCTGGTTCGTGATGACGATGGCGCGCCATTCCATGGCGTTGATGCGCCGAACGGCCTCTGCGGCGCCGGGCAGAAGGTGCAGGCGGTCCGGGTGGTTGACGTAGCCCACTTCCTCGGTGAGGGTCCCGTCGCGGTCGAGGAACACGGCCGGCTTCTTCATCCGCGCACCACGCCGGCCGCCTCGGAAGGTTTGTCCGGCGCTTCGGCCTCTTTCTCCGGGGCGGCGCTTTTCCCAAGACTCGGACGAGCCGGCACGCGCCAGCGCTCGTGCATCCAGAGCCACTGCTCCGGGTGCTTCCGCACGTAGTGTTCGATGCGGCGCGTCATGGCCACGGTGAGCGCCGCCTCGTCGTGCGCGCGGTCGCCCGTGAGGGCCGCTGGGGGACCCGGCTCGCAGAGGACCCGGTAGCGTCCCCCGCCGAGCGCGATGGGGAACACCATCACGACAGGGGCGCCGGTCTTGAGCGAAAGGAGAGCCACCGCCGGCGTCGTCGCGGCCGGCCGTCCCATGAAGTTGACGACCACGGCGTTCGCGTCGCCGAAGTGCTGGTCCATCACGACGGTCACGGCCTGCCCGTCGCGCAGGTCGCGCATCAGATGGCGCAGCGACGCGTGCTTGTGGAGAAGGCGGTTGCCCGAGGCCGCACGGTAGCACGCGAGCAGTCTCTCCAGGCGAGGGTTGTCGAGCGGCCGCGTGAGCATGGTCATCGGGAAGCCCGCGTAGCCCAGGGCCAGCGCCGCGAGCTCCCAGTTGCCGAAGTGGCCGGCACAGAAGATGGCGCCCTTGCCTTCGGCGAGCGCCGCGCGCATGTGTTCGAGGCCCGCGAACTCGACACGGGAAACGCAACTTTCCTTGTCCAGCAAGGGAAATCGCAAAATCTCGACGACCACGCAGGCAAAATGCTCGAAAGTCCGGCGCGCGAGTGCCCGCCGCTCGTCTGGGGAAAGCCCCGCCGAGGCATCCGGGGCGAGCCCCGACGGAGCGCCGGGATAGGCGGCTTCGAGGTTGCGGAGCGCCACCCGGCGGCGGCGCCTCAAGAGCCGAAACGCCGCCCGACCGATCCATCGGCCGATGCACGCCGCCGCGCCGTCGCCCAAGCGGCGGACGACGAAGCCCAGAAGGCAGACGGCCAGCCATTCGAGCGTGCGTCTCATCGCTTCATTATAAGGGCCGCGCGCGCGGCGGACAATAAATCAGTCATCGGGGGGGGCCGCGGCGTGCAGCGGGGTGCCGGAAAGAATTATTCCTTATCGGCGGGGCTTTCCGGCCGCCAACCCCACATGCTGTCCTCGATGTAGGCGCGAATGCGCTCGACGTCCTCACGCGAGATTTCGGTGAAGCGCACGCCCATGCCGGGCGGGTAGAGATGGAAATCGACTCGTTCATGAACGTGCACGACCTCGGCCTTGGCGCGGATGCGCTCCGACGAGTCGGGCAAATTGAAGGTGGCCTCCAGCTCCGTTCCGCAGGGCACGGGCCGCGTGGTGCGGATGTAGAGTCCTCCCTCGCTGAGGGTGTAGGAGTAGGCCTTGAAGAGCGATTCCTGCACCCGGTATTGAATGGTGAAGTAGGCGACGACGCGCAGATGCTTGCGCCCCTCGTGATCTGCTGGAAACAAAACCTGGTTGACGAAATACAGAACCTCCTCCGGCGGCATGGATTTGTCGAGGTAGCCGGTAGCGTTCAGCTCGCGCAGCAGCTCAAGGTGCTGCTCCTTGCGGTAAAGGCTCGAGATGGCGACGACGGGAAGGAGATTTCCCCCTTCCAGCTCCCTCACCTTGCGGATGACGTCGAAGCCCGACAGCTTGGGCATGAGGAGGTCCAAAACCGCCATGTCGAGCCGGGGAAGGGCATCTCGAATCTTTTGAAGGGCTTCCTCGCCGTTCGAGGCGACGAGCACATCGTAGCCGGCGCGCTCGAAAAGCTCCTTGAGGGTGGCTTGAAAAAAGAGGGCGTCGTCAGCAATCAGAATGCGTTTTTGTTTTTCAGCCATGGGAAGCTCTCGTTTTCCGGACCCTTCGACGGCGTTCGGTCCGCTCGAGGTCCATGGGGCTTACTCTACGGGGCGGAAAATGCGGTCCCAGCGCGTCCAGCGGAAAAAGTTTGCGGCGCTTTTGAGCACGTTCCATGCTTTTTTCCCCAAGGGGTCGCTCCACTCCCCTGGCTGCTCCATGGACCAGAAAATCAGCACGGCCTTTCCCTTGACGTAGCGGCGCTCGACGGGGCCGAAGGCGCGGCTGTCGTTCGAGTTGTCGCGGTTGTCGCCCATCACGAAGTAGTGGCCGTCGGGGATGACG
The DNA window shown above is from Acidobacteriota bacterium and carries:
- a CDS encoding HAD family hydrolase; translated protein: MKKPAVFLDRDGTLTEEVGYVNHPDRLHLLPGAAEAVRRINAMEWRAIVITNQAGVARGYMSEDVVRETMKRLEALLAEEGARLDGIYFCPHHLSSQDARYALDCACRKPRRGLVDAACREHEIDLARSVAVGDKYYSDVALAHGIGIPGILVLTGYGLGERENQSRDWPRQPEYIARDVLDAVRWISEQ
- a CDS encoding lysophospholipid acyltransferase family protein; this translates as MRRTLEWLAVCLLGFVVRRLGDGAAACIGRWIGRAAFRLLRRRRRVALRNLEAAYPGAPSGLAPDASAGLSPDERRALARRTFEHFACVVVEILRFPLLDKESCVSRVEFAGLEHMRAALAEGKGAIFCAGHFGNWELAALALGYAGFPMTMLTRPLDNPRLERLLACYRAASGNRLLHKHASLRHLMRDLRDGQAVTVVMDQHFGDANAVVVNFMGRPAATTPAVALLSLKTGAPVVMVFPIALGGGRYRVLCEPGPPAALTGDRAHDEAALTVAMTRRIEHYVRKHPEQWLWMHERWRVPARPSLGKSAAPEKEAEAPDKPSEAAGVVRG
- a CDS encoding response regulator, with amino-acid sequence MAEKQKRILIADDALFFQATLKELFERAGYDVLVASNGEEALQKIRDALPRLDMAVLDLLMPKLSGFDVIRKVRELEGGNLLPVVAISSLYRKEQHLELLRELNATGYLDKSMPPEEVLYFVNQVLFPADHEGRKHLRVVAYFTIQYRVQESLFKAYSYTLSEGGLYIRTTRPVPCGTELEATFNLPDSSERIRAKAEVVHVHERVDFHLYPPGMGVRFTEISREDVERIRAYIEDSMWGWRPESPADKE